One Triticum dicoccoides isolate Atlit2015 ecotype Zavitan chromosome 4B, WEW_v2.0, whole genome shotgun sequence genomic window carries:
- the LOC119295155 gene encoding dehydrogenase/reductase SDR family member 7-like — MLLLFALLAGAGAAAFLLFKFATADGDFTLLSCGRARRDKVDGKVVWITGASRGIGEVLSMQFASLGAKLILSARNKEELERVKRNIISKHPDSKVEVLPMDLSSDEESLKEVVHSAESLFSSAGIDYMMHNAAFERPKRGALEETEEGLKATFHVNVFGTITLTRLLAPFMLDRGMGHFVVMSSAAGKVPTPGQALYSASKHALNGYFASLRSELCTKGIKVTVVCPGPIETPVPSGATSSSQRHSSEKRVSVERCAELTIVAATHGLKEAWISYQPVLAVMYVVQYMPTIGWWLMDKVGAKRVDAAAKKGNAYSWNLLFGGKKSA, encoded by the exons ATGCTCCTCCTCTTCGCGctcctcgccggcgccggcgccgccgccttcctcctctTCAAGTTCGCCACCGCCGACG GAGATTTCACCCTCTTGTCGTGCGGCCGGGCGCGGCGGGACAAAGTGGACGGCAAG GTTGTATGGATCACGGGAGCGAGCCGTGGGATTG GGGAGGTTCTTTCGATGCAGTTTGCGAGTTTAGGAGCAAAGCTCATACTATCTGCACGTAACAAGGAGGAGCTTGAGAGAGTGAAACGTAACATCATCA GCAAGCATCCAGATAGCAAAGTTGAAGTGTTACCTATGGATTTATCATCTGATGAAGAATCTCTGAAAGAAGTTGTACATTCAGCGGAATCACTCTTTTCCAGTGCAGGCATTGACTATATGATGCACAATGCGGCCTTTGAGCGTCCA AAAAGGGGGGCCCTGGAAGAAACTGAGGAAGGTCTTAAG GCTACTTTTCATGTCAATGTCTTTGGAACAATTACTTTGACTCGCCTTCTTGCACCTTTCATGTTGGATAGAGGGATGGGTCATTTTGTTGTG ATGAGTAGTGCAGCTGGAAAGGTGCCCACACCTGGTCAGGCTCTTTACTCTGCTTCCAAACATGCTCTCAATGGCTACTTTGCTTCTCTGCGCTCTGAG TTATGTACGAAAGGCATTAAGGTCACTGTTGTCTGTCCTGGACCTATTGAAACACCAGTACCTTCTGGTGCAACTTCTTCATCACAAAGGCATTCATCCGAG AAACGTGTTTCAGTGGAAAGATGTGCTGAACTGACAATAGTTGCCGCAACTCATGGACTAAAAGAAGCATGGATATCATATCAG CCTGTGCTGGCTGTTATGTACGTGGTGCAATACATGCCAACAATTGGATGGTGGCTTATGGACAAG GTTGGTGCGAAGCGAGTGGATGCTGCTGCAAAGAAGGGCAACGCCTACAGTTGGAATCTCCTCTTCGGTGGCAAAAAGTCGGCTTGA